One segment of Nocardioides sp. QY071 DNA contains the following:
- a CDS encoding GAF domain-containing protein, whose protein sequence is MEDGARLRAAAVTLRGAGPDCTVSPASLRTRPVPGLTCSREGAVEATEDARRAWLLPRVDRRCAEAVERVIEFVAEHLAIATLQRFPIRAVLGVPLLVDERVVGGASVVRFSVDRPFTDQDEALVLACATRIAPMLDLRTRLSSLVDETTQP, encoded by the coding sequence GTGGAAGATGGAGCACGGCTACGTGCAGCTGCCGTGACGCTCCGGGGCGCTGGACCGGACTGCACCGTCTCACCGGCTTCCTTGCGGACACGACCAGTGCCCGGCTTGACTTGTTCCCGGGAGGGGGCTGTGGAGGCGACGGAGGACGCCAGGCGAGCCTGGCTGCTGCCGCGGGTGGACAGAAGGTGCGCCGAGGCGGTCGAGAGGGTCATCGAGTTCGTTGCCGAACATCTCGCCATCGCCACCCTGCAGCGCTTCCCGATCCGGGCCGTGCTGGGCGTGCCCCTGTTGGTCGACGAGCGCGTCGTGGGTGGCGCGTCGGTGGTCCGGTTCTCCGTCGACAGGCCGTTCACCGACCAGGACGAGGCACTCGTCCTGGCGTGCGCGACCCGGATCGCCCCGATGCTCGACCTGCGGACCCGGCTCTCGTCGCTGGTCGACGAGACGACGCAACCATGA
- the trxA gene encoding thioredoxin produces MTTVDLTAATFETAVQDNPILLVDFWASWCGPCRMFAPIFERAAAAHPDVVFAKVDTEAERDLAAAAQITSIPTLMAFKDGQLVFRQAGALPAAGLEQLIDAVRNLTLDAVADAS; encoded by the coding sequence ATGACCACCGTCGACCTCACCGCCGCCACCTTCGAGACCGCCGTGCAGGACAACCCGATCCTCCTCGTGGACTTCTGGGCATCCTGGTGCGGCCCGTGCCGGATGTTCGCCCCCATCTTCGAGCGCGCGGCCGCCGCCCATCCCGACGTCGTCTTCGCCAAGGTCGACACCGAGGCCGAGCGCGACCTCGCCGCGGCGGCCCAGATCACCTCGATCCCGACCCTGATGGCCTTCAAGGACGGTCAGCTGGTCTTCCGCCAGGCCGGCGCCCTACCTGCGGCGGGCCTCGAGCAGCTGATCGACGCCGTACGGAACCTCACCCTCGACGCCGTCGCCGACGCCTCCTGA
- a CDS encoding FAD-dependent oxidoreductase produces the protein MRPRVVVLGSNFGGLTAALAVQHELAGDVDVMVVSASDRFLFTPSLIWLPFGKRMPSDITFPVAPTLEHAGIEFVHAAATAVDPAARTVTTDDGAVRVYDYLVVATGYRNDEGVVPGLENTSTITTLDRAIETGAAWRRFLEQPGDVVIAATQGAGCFGAAYEFLFNTAHQLKKAGLHKRTRLTYVTSEPFLGHFGIGGLPHGEQLLGMFLKKQGIESRVGIALERAEEDAIILANGERLPFSFSMVVPPFLGQDFLRDSGLADAKGFVPVRPTYQSEKHDDVYAVGVAAAVEVPWTTSVPVGVPKTGFPTEQQAHVAARNIAHQVRGEAPTDERPFGDIKAVCVMDAGNNGVVILADKMLPPRKHGVLVPGPQAHLMKLAFEKYFLWKMEHGYVQLP, from the coding sequence ATGCGTCCACGAGTCGTCGTCCTGGGATCGAACTTCGGCGGCCTGACCGCCGCACTGGCCGTGCAGCACGAGCTCGCGGGGGACGTCGACGTCATGGTCGTCTCCGCGAGCGACCGGTTCCTGTTCACCCCGAGCCTGATCTGGCTGCCCTTCGGCAAGCGGATGCCGTCGGACATCACCTTCCCGGTGGCACCGACGCTGGAGCATGCGGGCATCGAGTTCGTGCACGCGGCCGCCACCGCCGTCGACCCCGCTGCACGCACCGTCACCACCGACGACGGCGCGGTCCGTGTCTACGACTACCTCGTGGTCGCCACCGGCTACCGCAACGACGAGGGCGTCGTCCCCGGCCTGGAGAACACCTCCACCATCACCACGCTGGACCGGGCGATCGAGACAGGCGCGGCCTGGCGACGGTTCCTGGAGCAGCCGGGAGACGTCGTCATCGCGGCGACGCAGGGGGCGGGATGCTTCGGCGCGGCCTATGAGTTCCTCTTCAACACCGCCCACCAGCTCAAGAAGGCCGGCCTGCACAAGCGGACCCGGCTGACCTACGTCACGTCGGAGCCCTTCCTCGGCCACTTCGGCATCGGCGGCCTGCCCCACGGCGAGCAGCTCCTCGGCATGTTCCTGAAGAAGCAGGGCATCGAGTCCCGCGTCGGGATCGCGCTCGAGCGGGCCGAGGAGGATGCGATCATCCTCGCGAACGGGGAACGGCTCCCCTTCTCGTTCAGCATGGTCGTGCCCCCCTTCCTCGGGCAGGACTTCCTGCGCGACTCGGGCCTGGCCGACGCCAAGGGCTTCGTACCGGTGCGTCCGACGTACCAGAGCGAGAAGCACGACGATGTCTACGCCGTGGGCGTGGCGGCCGCGGTCGAGGTGCCGTGGACGACGTCGGTACCCGTCGGGGTGCCCAAGACCGGGTTCCCGACCGAGCAGCAGGCCCACGTCGCGGCACGCAACATCGCGCACCAGGTTCGCGGCGAGGCGCCCACGGACGAGCGGCCGTTCGGCGACATCAAGGCGGTATGTGTCATGGACGCCGGGAACAACGGCGTCGTGATCCTCGCGGACAAGATGCTTCCGCCCCGCAAGCACGGGGTGCTCGTCCCGGGCCCGCAGGCCCACCTGATGAAGCTGGCGTTCGAGAAGTACTTCCTGTGGAAGATGGAGCACGGCTACGTGCAGCTGCCGTGA
- a CDS encoding erythromycin esterase family protein gives MSTRLDALDRAAASQAQRLARPLVTAADLDPLVARLGPVRLACLGEASHGTREFYRWRAELSRRLIEERGFTWIGVEGDWPDCWRVNRWLRAPEEDRRTARDVLADFGRWPTWMWANTDVADFLDWLRALNLARPLDRRVGFYGLDVYSLWDSLREIHDWLAEHAPDALPDARRAWQCFVPYREDPHRYAWATRLVPTSCEDEVVALLAEVRRRHGQVAEGDEDAFAVVQNAEVAANAELYYRTMVRGDRASWNIRDQHMVLTVERIARHLGPEAKGLVWEHNTHIGDARATDMAVSGMVNVGQLLRERHRAADVALVGFAGHRGTVLAASGWGEPERVLPVPEARRGSHEDLLHHALARPAVIAFPEDRTGPWLADRRGHRAIGVVYEPSQESGNYVPTVIGQRYDALIWLERTQALVPLHHEAPPVEPELETEPSGF, from the coding sequence ATGAGTACTCGCCTTGACGCCCTCGACCGGGCGGCAGCGTCCCAGGCCCAGCGCTTGGCGCGCCCTCTCGTCACCGCGGCGGACCTCGATCCACTGGTGGCGCGCCTGGGCCCGGTCCGGTTGGCCTGCCTCGGTGAGGCGTCGCACGGCACCCGCGAGTTCTACCGGTGGCGGGCCGAGCTGAGTCGGCGCCTCATCGAGGAGAGGGGATTCACCTGGATCGGGGTCGAGGGGGACTGGCCCGACTGCTGGCGGGTCAACCGCTGGCTGCGCGCTCCAGAGGAGGATCGGCGCACGGCACGCGACGTGCTCGCGGACTTCGGGCGCTGGCCGACCTGGATGTGGGCCAACACCGACGTCGCCGACTTCCTCGACTGGCTCCGCGCCCTCAACCTCGCCCGGCCGCTCGACCGCCGTGTCGGCTTCTACGGCCTCGACGTCTACTCCCTGTGGGACTCACTTCGCGAGATCCACGACTGGCTCGCCGAGCACGCCCCGGACGCCCTGCCGGACGCCCGTCGTGCGTGGCAGTGCTTCGTTCCCTATCGCGAGGACCCCCATCGCTACGCATGGGCGACCCGCTTGGTGCCCACCTCCTGCGAGGACGAGGTCGTCGCCCTGCTCGCCGAGGTCCGGCGCCGGCACGGGCAGGTCGCCGAGGGGGACGAGGATGCGTTCGCCGTCGTGCAGAACGCAGAGGTGGCCGCCAACGCCGAGCTGTACTACCGCACCATGGTGCGTGGCGATCGGGCCTCCTGGAACATCAGGGACCAGCACATGGTGCTCACGGTCGAGCGGATCGCGCGCCACCTCGGGCCCGAGGCGAAGGGTCTGGTCTGGGAGCACAACACGCACATCGGCGACGCGCGAGCGACCGACATGGCTGTGTCCGGGATGGTCAACGTCGGCCAGCTCCTGCGCGAACGGCACCGCGCCGCGGATGTCGCGCTGGTGGGGTTCGCGGGCCATCGCGGCACAGTTCTCGCCGCCTCGGGGTGGGGCGAGCCGGAACGCGTCCTCCCCGTGCCGGAGGCGCGCCGGGGAAGCCACGAGGACCTCCTGCACCATGCCCTCGCCCGTCCCGCTGTGATCGCCTTCCCCGAGGATCGGACCGGTCCCTGGCTCGCCGACCGGCGCGGGCACCGCGCCATCGGCGTCGTCTACGAGCCCTCCCAGGAGAGCGGCAACTACGTTCCGACGGTCATCGGGCAGCGCTACGACGCCCTGATCTGGCTCGAGCGGACGCAGGCGCTCGTTCCGCTGCACCACGAGGCGCCCCCCGTCGAGCCCGAGCTCGAGACGGAGCCCTCAGGGTTCTGA
- a CDS encoding glycogen debranching N-terminal domain-containing protein, with the protein MTEPWLFAETPATLAATSVTVMEGTTFCIGDGAGDLGGVDPGGLFVRDTRVLLVWDLVVAGRRAAPLNVHHESPYSVVHVGHLRLPSAEGAQEVLVTRHRVVGDGMREEIGLVNCSGRACRVDLRLLVGADLADLFEVKDGRVPGRPLPTTVERHNHLRVDGDRASGSGVVIVPDDAAVADAGSLLWSVELEPHQAWTTDVEVLVRVGGELLAALHPRGLPASEALPFQRRADWWAAAPTLETPDRRTREVLRTSVEDLGSLRIMDPAHPDQQAVAAGAPWFMALFGRDSLISSLMLLPLAPDLALGTCRALAAHQGRERVDVTEEEAGRILHELRLGPAGTLALGGGSAYFGSVDATPLFVMTMGEIVRWCGPEAVTPDLMGAVDRALDWIARSSDHEGFLSYARMTPQGLRNQGWKDSWDGVNFADGRLAEAPIALAEVQGYVYAALLARATLAEALEGGRGADTWRRRADDLKERFDERFWLPELGWFASALDRDERPVDALTSALGHLLWTGIVDSSRADRVAELLLSPELFSGWGVRTLATSMARYDPLSYHNGSVWPHDTAIAVSGLARYGYHDGAAQVADGLLDASLCFEHRLPELFGGFARGTPTVPVPYPAACAPQAWAAAAPVELLRALIGLTPADDGLACTPFVPHGLLPLRLDGVRSRGASYLVEVASDGRHRVRRRT; encoded by the coding sequence ATGACGGAGCCGTGGCTCTTCGCCGAGACGCCGGCCACGTTGGCGGCGACCAGCGTCACCGTCATGGAGGGCACGACCTTCTGTATCGGCGACGGAGCGGGCGACCTCGGTGGCGTGGACCCGGGAGGCTTGTTCGTGCGCGACACCCGGGTGCTGCTGGTCTGGGATCTCGTTGTCGCCGGGCGCAGGGCGGCGCCCCTGAACGTCCACCACGAGTCGCCGTACTCCGTGGTGCACGTCGGACACCTCCGCCTCCCCTCCGCGGAGGGGGCGCAGGAGGTCTTGGTGACCCGGCACCGGGTGGTGGGCGACGGCATGCGGGAGGAGATCGGTCTCGTGAACTGCTCCGGGCGAGCGTGCCGCGTCGACCTGCGACTGCTCGTCGGGGCCGACCTGGCCGACCTGTTCGAAGTCAAGGACGGGCGCGTGCCCGGACGTCCGCTACCGACGACAGTCGAGCGTCACAACCACCTGCGGGTGGACGGGGATCGTGCGTCCGGATCCGGTGTCGTGATCGTCCCGGACGACGCGGCGGTCGCCGACGCAGGCAGCCTCTTGTGGAGCGTCGAGCTCGAGCCCCACCAGGCGTGGACCACGGATGTCGAGGTCCTGGTGAGGGTGGGCGGCGAGCTGCTGGCCGCGCTGCATCCACGTGGTCTCCCGGCGAGCGAGGCGCTGCCCTTCCAGCGGCGGGCCGACTGGTGGGCTGCCGCACCGACGCTGGAAACCCCGGACCGACGGACCCGGGAGGTGCTGCGGACCAGCGTCGAGGACCTCGGCAGCCTCCGGATCATGGACCCGGCGCATCCTGATCAGCAGGCCGTCGCGGCAGGGGCTCCGTGGTTCATGGCCCTGTTCGGACGTGACTCGCTGATCTCGTCGCTGATGCTCCTGCCGCTCGCGCCCGATCTGGCGCTGGGCACCTGCCGCGCGCTAGCCGCGCATCAGGGACGCGAACGGGTCGACGTGACGGAGGAGGAGGCCGGCCGGATCCTGCACGAGCTGCGCCTGGGCCCGGCCGGCACCTTGGCGCTCGGCGGTGGCAGCGCGTACTTCGGCAGCGTCGACGCCACGCCACTCTTCGTGATGACGATGGGCGAGATAGTGCGTTGGTGCGGGCCGGAGGCCGTGACGCCCGACCTGATGGGTGCGGTGGACCGGGCCCTGGACTGGATCGCGAGGTCCAGCGACCACGAAGGCTTCCTGTCCTACGCCCGAATGACCCCGCAGGGGCTGCGGAACCAGGGCTGGAAGGACTCGTGGGACGGCGTCAACTTCGCTGACGGTCGGCTGGCCGAGGCGCCGATAGCCCTGGCCGAGGTCCAGGGATATGTCTACGCGGCCCTGTTGGCTCGCGCCACGCTGGCGGAGGCGCTCGAGGGAGGTCGCGGCGCCGACACCTGGCGTCGTCGCGCGGACGACCTCAAGGAACGCTTCGACGAGCGGTTCTGGCTTCCGGAGCTCGGCTGGTTCGCTTCCGCGCTCGACCGTGACGAGCGACCTGTCGACGCACTGACGTCGGCACTCGGCCATCTGCTGTGGACGGGCATCGTCGACTCGTCGCGAGCCGATCGGGTGGCAGAGCTACTGCTGTCACCCGAGCTCTTCTCAGGATGGGGCGTCCGGACGCTCGCGACATCGATGGCGCGCTACGACCCGCTGAGCTACCACAACGGGTCGGTCTGGCCACACGACACCGCCATCGCTGTCTCCGGGCTGGCTCGCTACGGCTACCACGACGGGGCCGCTCAGGTGGCTGACGGTCTGCTCGACGCCTCCCTGTGCTTCGAGCATCGCCTGCCGGAGCTGTTCGGCGGGTTCGCCCGCGGTACACCCACGGTCCCCGTCCCCTACCCGGCAGCGTGTGCGCCCCAGGCGTGGGCCGCCGCAGCGCCGGTGGAGCTGCTGCGTGCCCTGATCGGCCTCACGCCGGCGGACGACGGACTGGCGTGCACGCCCTTCGTCCCACACGGGTTGCTCCCTCTCCGGTTGGACGGGGTGCGCAGCCGCGGTGCGTCCTACCTGGTCGAGGTGGCGTCCGACGGGCGGCACCGGGTACGGCGTCGCACCTGA
- a CDS encoding phosphoribosyltransferase, whose translation MSTGTDMTFADRVDAGRQLAQRLQHLRGQDVVVLGLPRGGVPVAYEVARGLRAPLDVIVVRKLGLPFQPELAMGAIGEGGYEVLDRGLIARTGVTPRQVESVRAHERAELEDRVRRFRRGREPVDLSGRTAVIVDDGVATGATAVVACRAARHLGAARVLVAAPVGPRGLRRQDLGADDVVLVRAPEPFWAVGRHYRDFRPTTDDEVVALLDAAYTDRAPTGPSGTGHDADVEIPMGDVVLHGHLHLPAQPRGVVVFAHGTGSSRHSSRNQYVAHVLREAGLGTLLLDLLTPEEEPDRANVFDIALLAGRVATAVRWLRTRPDVGVARIGLFGASTGAGAALWAAADTELDIAAVVSRGGRPDLAGPHLGNVTAPTLLIVGGADPQVLRLNQLAADRLGGVSRLRVVPRATHLFEEPGTLREVAHLAREWFSHYLLAATHRSGTGPVVTR comes from the coding sequence ATGAGCACTGGAACCGACATGACGTTCGCCGACCGCGTGGATGCCGGACGCCAGCTGGCACAGCGGCTCCAGCACCTGCGTGGCCAGGACGTGGTGGTGCTGGGACTTCCCCGAGGCGGGGTGCCTGTCGCCTACGAGGTGGCGCGCGGGTTGCGAGCTCCGCTCGACGTGATCGTGGTGCGCAAGCTCGGCCTGCCCTTCCAGCCCGAGCTGGCCATGGGGGCGATCGGCGAGGGCGGCTACGAGGTACTCGACAGGGGCCTCATCGCGCGCACCGGTGTGACACCTCGGCAGGTCGAGTCCGTCCGGGCCCACGAGCGAGCCGAGCTCGAGGACCGGGTACGACGATTCCGCCGTGGAAGAGAACCCGTCGATCTGTCGGGACGCACCGCGGTCATCGTCGACGACGGAGTCGCGACCGGTGCCACGGCGGTCGTGGCCTGCCGGGCCGCGCGACACCTGGGAGCAGCGCGGGTGCTGGTCGCCGCGCCGGTGGGGCCGCGGGGGCTGCGCCGGCAGGACCTCGGCGCGGACGACGTCGTCCTGGTCCGGGCCCCCGAGCCGTTCTGGGCGGTCGGCCGGCACTACCGCGACTTCAGGCCCACCACCGACGACGAGGTCGTCGCCCTGCTCGACGCGGCGTACACCGACCGGGCGCCGACCGGGCCGAGCGGGACCGGCCACGATGCCGACGTCGAGATCCCGATGGGGGACGTCGTCCTGCATGGCCACCTGCACCTGCCGGCGCAGCCACGGGGCGTCGTGGTCTTCGCCCACGGCACCGGGAGCAGCCGCCACAGCAGCCGCAACCAGTACGTCGCCCACGTGCTGCGCGAGGCGGGCCTCGGCACGCTCCTGCTGGACCTGCTCACCCCCGAGGAGGAGCCGGACCGCGCAAACGTCTTCGACATCGCCCTGCTGGCCGGCCGGGTGGCGACCGCCGTCAGGTGGCTGCGCACGCGGCCGGATGTCGGCGTGGCCCGGATCGGCCTGTTCGGGGCGAGCACCGGCGCGGGCGCCGCTTTGTGGGCTGCGGCGGACACCGAGCTCGACATCGCCGCGGTGGTCTCCCGCGGTGGACGTCCGGACCTGGCCGGTCCGCACCTGGGCAACGTGACGGCGCCGACCCTCCTGATCGTCGGCGGCGCGGATCCGCAGGTGCTGCGACTGAACCAGCTGGCCGCCGACCGGCTGGGTGGCGTGAGCCGGCTGCGGGTCGTGCCGCGCGCGACGCACCTGTTCGAGGAGCCCGGGACGCTGCGTGAGGTCGCGCACCTCGCTCGGGAGTGGTTCAGCCACTACCTGCTGGCCGCGACGCACCGGTCGGGGACCGGGCCGGTGGTCACCAGATGA
- a CDS encoding SDR family NAD(P)-dependent oxidoreductase yields MSISSPSITDLISLTGRTAIVTGGAMGIGRGIVERLAEAGASVVVADADLEAAETTAKELVEHGRSAMAMYADVGDADDVHRLVADTIGWRGRVDILVNDAGIFPSVPVLDMTPDDFDRVIRTNLRGVYLCSREAALRMRHQESGGRIINVTSIDALHPSSVGLAHYDASKHGVWGFTKNLALELAPHGIWVNAIAPGAIATPGVATMQAAGGSGTDPKAVLEAFLAQVPMRRMGAPDDIARAALFLASDLASYVTGAQIVVDGGRLLA; encoded by the coding sequence ATGAGCATCAGCTCACCCAGCATCACCGACCTCATCAGCCTGACCGGGCGCACGGCGATCGTCACTGGCGGTGCCATGGGCATCGGGCGGGGCATCGTCGAGCGGCTGGCCGAGGCCGGGGCCTCCGTCGTCGTCGCTGACGCCGACCTCGAGGCCGCGGAGACGACCGCCAAGGAGCTCGTCGAGCACGGTCGCTCCGCGATGGCGATGTACGCCGACGTCGGTGACGCCGACGACGTCCACCGCCTCGTCGCTGACACCATCGGCTGGCGCGGCCGGGTCGACATCCTGGTCAACGACGCCGGGATCTTCCCCAGTGTGCCGGTGCTCGACATGACGCCCGACGACTTCGACCGGGTGATCCGCACCAACCTGCGCGGCGTCTACCTGTGCTCACGGGAGGCCGCGCTGCGGATGCGCCACCAGGAGAGCGGCGGCCGGATCATCAACGTGACCTCCATCGACGCACTGCACCCCTCGAGCGTGGGCCTGGCGCACTACGACGCGTCCAAGCACGGCGTCTGGGGCTTCACCAAGAACCTCGCCCTCGAGCTCGCCCCCCACGGCATCTGGGTCAACGCCATCGCCCCGGGCGCCATCGCCACACCCGGCGTGGCCACCATGCAGGCGGCAGGAGGCTCCGGGACCGACCCCAAGGCGGTCCTCGAGGCGTTCCTCGCCCAGGTCCCGATGCGCCGGATGGGCGCACCCGACGACATCGCCCGTGCTGCCCTCTTCCTTGCCAGCGACCTGGCCTCCTACGTCACCGGCGCCCAGATCGTGGTCGACGGCGGACGCCTGCTGGCCTGA
- a CDS encoding pyridoxamine 5'-phosphate oxidase family protein produces the protein MDAYEDLQQATLHDIPRSECLQLLGLARVGRIVYTDDDGPVALPVNFRMDGETVLFRVSPASQMCLRLNDATVSFQVDRLDDFHQTGWSVLVRGTSSYVESEDLPAMESTRPVPWARGFRPVYVRVSPTQISGRRLVDD, from the coding sequence ATGGACGCCTACGAGGACCTGCAGCAGGCGACGCTGCACGACATCCCGCGCTCGGAGTGCCTGCAGCTCCTCGGCCTGGCCCGGGTCGGCCGCATCGTGTACACCGACGACGACGGGCCGGTCGCGCTCCCGGTCAACTTCCGGATGGACGGCGAGACGGTCCTGTTCCGCGTCTCGCCGGCCAGCCAAATGTGCCTGAGGCTCAACGACGCGACGGTCTCCTTCCAGGTCGACCGGCTCGACGACTTCCACCAGACCGGGTGGAGCGTGCTGGTACGCGGCACCTCGTCGTACGTCGAGAGCGAGGACCTGCCCGCGATGGAGTCGACCCGCCCGGTGCCCTGGGCGCGGGGTTTCCGGCCGGTGTACGTCCGGGTCAGCCCGACGCAGATCAGCGGCCGCCGGCTCGTGGACGACTGA
- a CDS encoding CBS domain-containing protein: MSPSEVLASELMSWPVVTVDHSCTLQEAIEVLGAEEVGALVVTRHGRPAGVLSERDVVAHLARAADPTHVTAGEAMTDEVVTAPETITLRDAARLLATADVRHLPLTRGDEIVGMLSCRDVVDVLADVRRTGSA; the protein is encoded by the coding sequence ATGTCCCCGTCCGAGGTGCTCGCGTCCGAGCTGATGTCGTGGCCGGTCGTGACCGTCGACCACTCCTGCACGCTGCAGGAGGCGATCGAGGTCCTCGGCGCCGAGGAGGTCGGCGCGCTGGTCGTCACCCGGCACGGCCGTCCGGCTGGAGTGCTGTCTGAGCGCGATGTCGTCGCCCACCTCGCACGCGCCGCCGATCCGACCCACGTCACAGCGGGGGAGGCGATGACCGACGAGGTGGTGACGGCACCGGAGACGATCACCCTCCGTGACGCCGCCCGGCTGCTGGCCACGGCCGACGTCCGGCACCTGCCGCTGACCAGGGGTGACGAGATCGTCGGGATGCTCTCGTGCCGGGACGTGGTCGATGTGCTTGCCGACGTCCGGCGTACCGGATCGGCGTGA